ATCAATATTAGGAATAATAATTCCTCCCTTCGTTAATAAATATAGGTCGCAACTATAAATTAACACGAAGGGTTTTAAATATCTATATATATTCACCCACACGATATTTTAATATATTAAAAAAGCACCCACACAGTATTGGAGAAACCGCCCACACCCACACTGTATTTTAAAGCGCCTAAACATATAAAACACAATTACCAGATTAACAGTAATTGTGTTTTATTATTGATTCTTGAAGTGATTGTTATAAATTTTTATATTTTATTTACTGAAATCTCTAGTATAGGTTGTTTTAAAGAGTACAATCTGGTTAAAAGTATATCTATTCTGTTAAGAGAATCATAAATCAAAACTATCTTTTGAATATATTAAGGCAAGTAATTAGAAAATGAGTTAGTTAATAAATTTATCTTAAAAGAAAATAGTTGTTATGGTTTTGTTGCTATCTTAAAAGGTCAAGAACATTTGAATGATGATTTTAAAGTAGAAATAACTCAACGCATTAGAAAAAAATATGAAATAAATAATTACAGTTCAATTAAATATATTTAATAAAAATAATATTTAAAAATTTAATTAAATGATAAAAATTTCACAAAATTTCAAGAATTATGTAATAAAATAAATATATAACATCATATTTGTTTTTTGTTCATATTTAAAAAAAATGGTTCTTCGCAAATGATGGTAACTAAGTCTAAAATCAAAAGTAATTGCAATTTAATTAATTTGATGTTATTATGACAATGTAATAGAAGTTAAATATTAGGCGAACAGACACAGTGAAGTAAATATAATGATATGATTTTTATTTTGTTATGAATTGTATTACTGCTTTTGCACTAATATAATAATCTAAAATATATTAACAAATCAAATCAGTTTGTATATTAAGTATTTCAATTAAATAATCCAAAGTTCGTATTGTTAGACTGAGGGTACCATTTAAAATTTGAACCCCAAAAATAAGGGGTTTTTATTATAGTGTTTTTGATGATAAAGTAATGTTAGTGATAAAATTAAATCATTGTTAATAAACTAATCGTTAAACTGAACTAGTGATTAATTATATGGAAAATGTTATAATATACTTATAAAAAGTTATAATATTTTCAGTTTAAGGAAGTGATAAATGTGCAAAAGAAAAAAACTAAAATGATGGAAATAGATCAATTACAACTAAAAGAAATAATAGACAGTATTAAAAAAATAAAAGAAAATAATGATATTAATATATACAATGATGATTTAAAAGTGGCTGAAGAAAAAATTAGTTATTTACTAGATAATTCAAATCATGAATTAAAAGATTATCAATCATTTTTACGAGCAAAAAAATTATTTGATACACAAATAGTTAATGAAGAGGCAGGAACATTTAAAGCATTAAAAAAAATACATGAATATTTATTTGACGGTATATATGATTATGCTGGTAAAATAAGAGATGTTAATATTTCAAAGGGAAATACTAGGTTTGCCTCAGTTATATATATTATGGATGCTATTAAAGAAGTTGAAAAAATGAAACAAAGTAATTTTGAAGAGATAATAAATAAGTATATTGAGATGAATATTGTTCACCCATTTAGAGATGGTAATGGACGTAGTATGAGAATATGGCTTGATATGATTTTAAAAAAAGAACTTAATAAGTGTGTTGATTGGTCTTTAGTAGATAAATACAATTATTTATCTGCTATGGAAAGAAGTATTACTAATACTTTGGAGATAACTGAATTACTAAAAAATGCCTTAACTGATAAAATTAATGATAGAATGATATTCATAAAAGGAATTGAACAATCATATTATTATGAAACAAGCGATTAAAATAAATCTATAAAATTTTTTGTAATTTATTAGGAGGTTATGATATGAATTTTCTTATATGCTCAATTATATTATTTATCTATGGTTTTGTTTGTTTGTTTGGTTTTATTTTATATGGAGATTGATCCATTGCCGCCATATAGATCAATTTATCGTAATAATAAGATATCTGACAAAGCAAAAAGAAATTATATGATTTTAAGAATTATTCTTATTTTTGCAATTGCTATTTTATCATTTGTTCTAAATTTTATAATGTAATTGTTTGATATTTTTATAATCTAGTACAATAATAGTGAAAAAACAAATTTAAGAGAAATGTTAAAAGTTTGTTAAAATTAAAAAAATGCTTTATTTTGCATAAAAAAAATACTATAATATTCGCGTAAGGTACATTTCTATTACCTTGCAAATATTCTTCATAAATTTCTCCGAAAAAGGCTGCTGACGAGCGGCTTTTTTCATTTTCTATAAATTTCTTATAAAATCATAAAAAAACCTAAATCTGCTATTAGAAATAGGTTTTTTTAAATAATTTTAGTAATTTTTTATTTTACTATAACCAAATGATAAAACAAGTATAGACATTGTTAAAATAGAAAGTGATGATAATGTAGAACTACCTGTATTTGGTAAATCTGGTTTTTTATTGTTTTTATCATTATTTTTGTTGTTATTATTATTGTTTTTATCGTTCTCTTTTTCATTATTATTATTATTATCTTCTTTGTTTTCATTAGATGGAATAATATTCCAAATAGCGTATAAATTTATCCCTGAATTATTCATTGTAATTGTTTCATTAGGTAAGTAACTTATTCCACTACCATCAGGTTGAGTATTCCATTTTACAAAGACCATTTTTTCAGGTGCAGTGAATGTATTACTAGCAACTATAAAAGTTTGACCAGTTTTCTTGTTGTTTTCTAATGGAGCACTTCCACTACCACCATTCGCATGATAAGTAACTGGATAAGTTACTATATTAATATCTACAATTGCTGAACCACCAATAACTAAAGCACTTTCAGCAGTATTAGTATTTCTAACTTTTCCACTATGATTTAATCCACTATCAATATCTAAAATTGTATTATTCAGTACTTTAAGGTCAAATGATATATTTATTGTTTCATTAGTTGCTTTATCAGCAAATGTTGAATTAAAAGCAAGGACTTTTTTATTATTTATGGTAGAAATTGAAAATGAACGTGTTTGTCCATCAACTAATAATGATCCATTTACAACTTCAGTATTACCTGCATCTAATCCTGCTACATTTCCATAGTTTAACTCAAAATAATTAATTGGAAATTGTTTTTCATTTTTAAATTCTGTTTTGATACTTATGATTGTGTTTTTTGTATAACTTTTTTCAGTTGCATTAACATTAGTCGATAAAAGAAGTGCCAATACTATTAGTGCAAAACTAAAAAACCATTTTTCTGTTCTTTTATTCATTTATTTATCTCCTTTTTATGTTTTTTCATTCATCATTTTATCATATATTTCACAACTGCACCACATAAAAATCTTTTTTCTTTATTTTCTTGTTACATTATTAATAAAAAACTACAATTATGAATTTTTATTGTGTAAAAAAGAATTAATCTACACAATTTCAATAAAAATAAAACACAATTAAAAATTTCCAATAAAAAAATTATCATTTCTGATAATTTCTTTTGAAAATATTGACGTTATTTTAAAATATCTTTAATTACACTTACTAATTTGTCTGCAAGTATTTCATGATTTTTTTCGTCCATATGTTCTTGATCAATTGGACTAACTTTAACATATTTTGATGCATCAAAGTAATATGTTTTTTCCTCATTAGCTAAGTCTTTATATTTTTGTGCTAACTCTTTAGCGACAACTAATGATTTATCAGCAAAATCTTCATCAAAAGTATCCAAATAAATATCATCACCAAGTGTTGGTGGAACCATAATTAAGATTGGTACTTTGTTTTCAGTGTATTCTTTTGTTAAAGTAACAACCTTTCTTAATCCTTCCTTAATATCATCACTTGAATTATCAAATACTGTTTTACAATCATTTGTACCTAACATAATAACAATCAAATCTAATGGCAAATGCGAGTATAAACAAGGAAATAAGTAATCAGTTGCTTTTAAGTGATAACGAGTTGGGTCTTCAAAAATAGTTGTTCTTCCTGGGCACCCTTCCTCAACAATAAAATATTCATTTCCTAAAAGTTTTTGTAATCTACCAGGATATCTTATATCATAAGTAAATCTTCCACTACCATCTGCTTTCAAACCATATGTATTTGAATCACCAAAAATTAAAATGTTTTTCATTTATAATCCTCCTTTTTAACTTATGTTAATATTATTTTATCACTAATATGCAATAATGTCATATAAAAATATTAATATTAAGCTGATATTTATTAAGTGAATAAATTATTTTTTAAAAAACTTCTTTTATTATTTTATTGTAGTATAATATAGTAAAGGAAATGGTGGTGAATATTTATGGATGAAAAAGAATATGTAATGAAGAATGAAATGATTGATAATAGTTTTAATACACCAAAACCGTTTGTTAAAATTATTAAAATTTTGGTTGCGATATTATTAGTTATTGGAGCAATTTATCTTATAAGTATTTTAATTGCAATGTTTTAAAATATAGTTTTATTGAAAATTGTAAAAAACTTAATTAAAAGGCATTTTTTAAGAGTATTTCTTAGGAAATGTTTTTTTATTTTAATAAACTTATATATCATTTGTGCTAAAAATATGTTAGAATATTATTCAAATATATAGGAGTGATATCATGAACACTAAAATTCAGATAAATAATAACTTTGTCCCTTGTCTTTTCTAAAATAATCATAAGAAAGGAAAAGGGAAAATGAAAAAGGAATTAAATGATATAAAAAGAGTTGTTATTAAAATTGGAACTTCAACATTAACAAAAGAAAATGCTAAGATGGATGTTGATAGAATTAAAAAAATAATTAAGCAAATTGCTTATTTGAGAAAAAATGGCTATGAAGTTATTTTTGTTTCAAGTGGAGCAGTTGGTAGTGGAAATGGTAAACTTGGAATTAAGAAAAACACTAGTGTTGCACAAAAACAAGCAAGTGCAGCAGTTGGACAAGTACAATTAATGAAGTTATATGAAGAATTACTTGAAAAAGAAGATCTTTTAATGGGTCAAATCTTATTGACTAAAGATGATGTTACAAATAGAAAGAGAAATTTAAATACAAAAAATACTATAAATGAATTATTAAAAATGGGAATAATCCCAGTAATTAATGAAAATGACTCAACAGTAGTTGATGAAATAAAAGTAGGAGATAATGATAATTTAAGTGCATTGGTCGCAATTATGATGGATGCATCTTTGTTAGTTCTATTATCTGATATTGATGGTATTTATACTGATAACCCCGCAAAAAATAAGGATGCAGAGTTTTTGGATGTTATTGAAAAAGTTGATAAAAAAGTATTTTCTTATGCAAAAGATAAAGGATCTGAATTTGCTGTTGGAGGAATGCTTACAAAATTAGAATCAGCAAAAAAAGTAACTACTGCAGGTATTAATATGATAATAGCTAATGGTTCAAGAGATAATATATTAGTTGATATTGTTAATAATGATTATAAAGGAAGTCTTTTTTTAGCGAGAAATTCAAAATTAGTTGCTAAAAAGAAATGGTTATTACTTTCATCAAGTCAAAAAGGTGAAGTTATTATTAATAATTGTGCAGTTGTTGCGTTGAAAAAAGGAGTAAATAGTTTGTTGCCAGTTGGTGTTGTCAAAGTTAATAAAACATTTGATTTTGGTGATACAGTTGCAGTTATTGATGAAAAAAATAATTTAATTGCTTATGGAATAACTAATTATTCTAGTGAAGATATTGAAAAAAATAAAGGTAAGAAAAGTAGTGAGATAAATGATTTATATGAAACAGTTATTCATATTGATAATATGGTATTAGTTGAGGAGGAAGATTAAAAATGAGCGATTATTTAATTAGTGTTGGTAAGAAGGCAAAAAAAGCCTCTTATGAAACAGTGATTTTAGATACAAAAATAATAAATGATGCATTAATGATGATGGCAGAAAAAATCGAACAAGAAAAAACCAGCATAATTGCTGAAAATGCTAAAGATGTTGAAGCTGCAAAAAGTAAACTTGATAATGTAATGTTAGATCGTTTAACTTTAACTGAAGCAAGAGTTCAAGATTTAGCTGATAATTTAAGATTAGTTGCTAGATTAGAAAGCCCATTGAATAAAGTAGAATATTCATATCAAAGTTTAAAAGGGTTTAGAGTAAGAAATATAAGTGTTCCACTTGGTGTTATTTTAATGATATATGAAGCTAGACCAAATGTTACTATTGAGGCTATGTCATTAAGTTTAAAAAGTGGTAATGCAATAATTTTAAGAGGAAGTTCATCTACTTTAAATACAAATAAAAAATTAGTTGAACTTGTAAGTAATGTAGGTAAAGAAGTAGGTTTACCAGATAATTTTGTGCAATTAATTGAAACAACATCTTATGATGATGTAACTAATCTAGTTAAAATGAATGATTATATTGATGTTGTTATACCTCGAGGTGGAGCTAAATTAATACAAAATGTTGTAACAAATGCAACAGTACCAATAATTGAAACTGGTGTTGGGAATAATTTTGCTTATGTTGATGCTAGTGCAGAATATAAAAAAGCAGTTGAAGTAATTGTAAATGCAAAAGCACACCGAGTAACTGTTTGTAATAGTTTAGAAAAAGTTTTAATTCATAAAGATGTTGCACAAGAATTTATTACTGAATTAGAGAAACAGTTAAAAGCAAGCAATGTTGAAATAAGAGCACATAAAAATATTATTGATAGATTTAGTGATGTAAATGAGTTTAGTGATGATGAGTTATCTTTAGAATATTTAAATTATATTATTGGAATTAAAGAAGTATCATCAATTGATGAAGCAATTGAAATAATAAATGAATATAGCACTAAACATTCAAATATTATTTTATCAACATCTTTCTATGATATTGAAAAATTCACTAAACAAATTGATAGTGCATGTGTATTTGTAAATGTATCATCAAGATTCTCTGATGGAGTTGAGTTTGGACTTGGTTCTGAAATTGGAATTAGTACTCAAAAGCTACATGCTAGAGGACCAATGGGATTAAAAGCACTTACAACTACTAAGAGTATTATTGTTGGTGAATATGAAATAAAAGAATAAAGTAAGGCAATCACAATGATTGCTTTTTTTATGCAAAAAAATAGGATAACTAGCAAAAAAAGAAAAAGAGTTATTGAAAGGATATTTTATGACTTTATAAATAAAGTTATAAAAAATAATTTAGAAGGGAAATGTTTATGAAACAAATTATTTTTAAAAAATTAACTATTTTTATAGCTCTATTTTTGATTTTTGGAAGCAGTGTTATCGCAAATAATATTGATGAATTTGAAAAAATAGAAAAGCAGGAAGAAAAAAATGTTAGTGCAAATAAACAAGGAAATAAAAGAGTGGCTTTAAAATCAGCAAGCAGCTTTCCAGATACTTGGAGTGATTTTAAAAATGCTAAAAACATTACAGGTATGCTTATTGGTAAAACACCTTTAACAACCGAATATTCTTTTACTCCAATTCAATATGGAAATAAAGCTTTTGGAAAATTTAGTTGGCAAAGCTTTGGTGGATGTAATAGAAATCAAATTAATGAAAAAATAAAGAGGTTTAGTGGAAAGTCAATTTTTACAGATTTTCTTAAAAAATATTGGGATGATGATGGAGATTATACCCCAAGAGCAGAGTTTGATTTAAGAAACTGTCCTGATACAAGCAAAGGAACAATAGGTGTAAGATACAATAATATAGGATATTATAATGGTAGTGTCGTTGATATGAAAATGACAATTACAAACTGGTCAATTAGTAATCGAAGTGCATTAAATTCAAAGCAAGCTGGAGTAACTTTAAATAAAAGTTTTGGAATTGCTGGAATTAATTTATATTCAGTTGGAATAAATTATTCATTTTTTAAAGCAGGAACAAATACTCCATTAAAGGTAAAAGGTTATTGGTCATTTAATGATATCGATGGTTTACAATCTGTTAGTACAAATAAAAATAATATCGCAGCAAAACAATGGGTTGGTTCAAATAATATTTTATATAATGCAAAAACAGATAGCTCAAATCAAAATCATATCATGGAATATCAAGATATAAACTATTCTAATTATGATGGAGATGATAAGAAAAATGATTTTTCTAAAACAACATGGGGTCATGAATATAATGCTAGCAGTATAACTTATAATTACCGCAATAATCGCTTTTTAAATAATAGTGCTCAAAAGCAATCACTAATTGGTTTTCAGTATTCAACATATAAACCTACTAGTGAAGCAATAATATATAAACCAGAGAAATGGCTTTCTATCAATGGTGATTTAGCAAAGTCTGAACAAGATAAGGTTGATGCAATATCATCACATACTAATAAAAGTGAATATGAAGATATTAATGCAATCATTGATGAAAATAAAAAGTTAGATAAATTTAATTATCATTTAGTACAAACCTTGCCATTTATTAATGATAGCTCTCAATATTATAAAAAATTTGCTTTTATTGATGAAGTAAACAAAGAATTTGAAGTTATAAAAAACGATATTTATATCTATTCCACAACTAAAAATGCTGATATTACTAGTTGGTTTAACATAAGTTTAAATAATGAAAACAAGTTGGAAATTGAAGCAAAACCAGAATCGTTATTGAAAGCTGATTTTTATAGTACAACGATAATGATAAAAGTTCCAATTAGATTAAAAAAAGATGTTGAATTAAATGATTTAGAAAAGTATTGTGTTGATAAAGAAAAAGGAATTTATAAATTTCCTAATACAGCAACTAGACTTATTGATAATAATGAAATGAAAACACAAGAAGTAATTATTGAAGCAAAAGTTAAACCAAATCAGTTTTTGCAAAAAAAGAGTAATGTAAAAGCAGTGAATGTTAATGATGAATTTGAATATCAAATAATATTTGGTAATAAAGATAAATCGGGTCCAATAATAAATGCAATTGTTAAAGATGAATTAGAAAGTTATTTAGAATATGTTGCTGGTTCAACAACAATTCAAGAATTTGAAACAAAGAATTGTAATTTTTTAAACGAAGACACAAGCAATAAATTTGAATGTCAATTACAAGGCAATAGTCAAAAAGTTGATGATGGTATTTGGGATATTAAAGGAAAAAGTAAGTTGGAAAAAAGATTTAATGCAATAGAAGGTGGACAAGGGTATGTTATATCTTTTAAAGTAAAAGTAAGAGATATTCCAAAGCTTATGAGTGATAAAGGAACACCATTAG
The nucleotide sequence above comes from Bacilli bacterium PM5-9. Encoded proteins:
- a CDS encoding hypothetical protein (product_source=Hypo-rule applied; transmembrane_helix_parts=Inside_1_25,TMhelix_26_48,Outside_49_50) — translated: MDEKEYVMKNEMIDNSFNTPKPFVKIIKILVAILLVIGAIYLISILIAMF
- a CDS encoding hypothetical protein (product_source=Hypo-rule applied; superfamily=81333; transmembrane_helix_parts=Inside_1_20,TMhelix_21_42,Outside_43_43), which produces MPPYRSIYRNNKISDKAKRNYMILRIILIFAIAILSFVLNFIM
- a CDS encoding cell filamentation protein (product_source=KO:K04095; cath_funfam=1.10.3290.10; cog=COG2184; ko=KO:K04095; pfam=PF02661; superfamily=140931) is translated as MQKKKTKMMEIDQLQLKEIIDSIKKIKENNDINIYNDDLKVAEEKISYLLDNSNHELKDYQSFLRAKKLFDTQIVNEEAGTFKALKKIHEYLFDGIYDYAGKIRDVNISKGNTRFASVIYIMDAIKEVEKMKQSNFEEIINKYIEMNIVHPFRDGNGRSMRIWLDMILKKELNKCVDWSLVDKYNYLSAMERSITNTLEITELLKNALTDKINDRMIFIKGIEQSYYYETSD
- a CDS encoding glutamate 5-kinase (product_source=KO:K00931; cath_funfam=2.30.130.10,3.40.1160.10; cog=COG0263; ko=KO:K00931; pfam=PF00696,PF01472; smart=SM00359; superfamily=53633,88697; tigrfam=TIGR01027), whose protein sequence is MKKELNDIKRVVIKIGTSTLTKENAKMDVDRIKKIIKQIAYLRKNGYEVIFVSSGAVGSGNGKLGIKKNTSVAQKQASAAVGQVQLMKLYEELLEKEDLLMGQILLTKDDVTNRKRNLNTKNTINELLKMGIIPVINENDSTVVDEIKVGDNDNLSALVAIMMDASLLVLLSDIDGIYTDNPAKNKDAEFLDVIEKVDKKVFSYAKDKGSEFAVGGMLTKLESAKKVTTAGINMIIANGSRDNILVDIVNNDYKGSLFLARNSKLVAKKKWLLLSSSQKGEVIINNCAVVALKKGVNSLLPVGVVKVNKTFDFGDTVAVIDEKNNLIAYGITNYSSEDIEKNKGKKSSEINDLYETVIHIDNMVLVEEED
- a CDS encoding fimbrial isopeptide formation D2 family protein (product_source=TIGR04226; cath_funfam=2.60.40.740; cog=COG1264; pfam=PF01345,PF17802; superfamily=49401,74650; tigrfam=TIGR04226; transmembrane_helix_parts=Inside_1_8,TMhelix_9_28,Outside_29_944); translation: MKQIIFKKLTIFIALFLIFGSSVIANNIDEFEKIEKQEEKNVSANKQGNKRVALKSASSFPDTWSDFKNAKNITGMLIGKTPLTTEYSFTPIQYGNKAFGKFSWQSFGGCNRNQINEKIKRFSGKSIFTDFLKKYWDDDGDYTPRAEFDLRNCPDTSKGTIGVRYNNIGYYNGSVVDMKMTITNWSISNRSALNSKQAGVTLNKSFGIAGINLYSVGINYSFFKAGTNTPLKVKGYWSFNDIDGLQSVSTNKNNIAAKQWVGSNNILYNAKTDSSNQNHIMEYQDINYSNYDGDDKKNDFSKTTWGHEYNASSITYNYRNNRFLNNSAQKQSLIGFQYSTYKPTSEAIIYKPEKWLSINGDLAKSEQDKVDAISSHTNKSEYEDINAIIDENKKLDKFNYHLVQTLPFINDSSQYYKKFAFIDEVNKEFEVIKNDIYIYSTTKNADITSWFNISLNNENKLEIEAKPESLLKADFYSTTIMIKVPIRLKKDVELNDLEKYCVDKEKGIYKFPNTATRLIDNNEMKTQEVIIEAKVKPNQFLQKKSNVKAVNVNDEFEYQIIFGNKDKSGPIINAIVKDELESYLEYVAGSTTIQEFETKNCNFLNEDTSNKFECQLQGNSQKVDDGIWDIKGKSKLEKRFNAIEGGQGYVISFKVKVRDIPKLMSDKGTPLVFNEANLEGDNITNIKDDVNTPILPQPEIEKTVNTDCLKKGDIFSYTIKVGNKNQSGTWINVQLKDELMDYLQYQKETTKITNVISNDEKPVYYKVSDSYDSDSVAWDNNNLLFNVGDLKQNQYISITFNVKLIKDVKDVYNLASAIGSSESEIDDEIIGISKPIEDDVILKLIKISKVDQKEANNLIGAKLALYKKEKDKNINLLTWVSNKQTMSIYVSLNQYFIKELKAPIGYKKEDKPIFINVENNGEYEIKIINKAIPFTKTGGLVENN
- a CDS encoding hypothetical protein (product_source=Hypo-rule applied; cath_funfam=1.10.520.20), which produces MIAFFMQKNRITSKKRKRVIERIFYDFINKVIKNNLEGKCL
- a CDS encoding hypothetical protein (product_source=Hypo-rule applied; cleavage_site_network=SignalP-noTM; pfam=PF09479; transmembrane_helix_parts=Inside_1_8,TMhelix_9_28,Outside_29_307); this translates as MNKRTEKWFFSFALIVLALLLSTNVNATEKSYTKNTIISIKTEFKNEKQFPINYFELNYGNVAGLDAGNTEVVNGSLLVDGQTRSFSISTINNKKVLAFNSTFADKATNETINISFDLKVLNNTILDIDSGLNHSGKVRNTNTAESALVIGGSAIVDINIVTYPVTYHANGGSGSAPLENNKKTGQTFIVASNTFTAPEKMVFVKWNTQPDGSGISYLPNETITMNNSGINLYAIWNIIPSNENKEDNNNNNEKENDKNNNNNNKNNDKNNKKPDLPNTGSSTLSSLSILTMSILVLSFGYSKIKNY
- a CDS encoding glutamate-5-semialdehyde dehydrogenase (product_source=KO:K00147; cath_funfam=3.40.605.10; cog=COG0014; ko=KO:K00147; pfam=PF00171; superfamily=53720; tigrfam=TIGR00407), which produces MSDYLISVGKKAKKASYETVILDTKIINDALMMMAEKIEQEKTSIIAENAKDVEAAKSKLDNVMLDRLTLTEARVQDLADNLRLVARLESPLNKVEYSYQSLKGFRVRNISVPLGVILMIYEARPNVTIEAMSLSLKSGNAIILRGSSSTLNTNKKLVELVSNVGKEVGLPDNFVQLIETTSYDDVTNLVKMNDYIDVVIPRGGAKLIQNVVTNATVPIIETGVGNNFAYVDASAEYKKAVEVIVNAKAHRVTVCNSLEKVLIHKDVAQEFITELEKQLKASNVEIRAHKNIIDRFSDVNEFSDDELSLEYLNYIIGIKEVSSIDEAIEIINEYSTKHSNIILSTSFYDIEKFTKQIDSACVFVNVSSRFSDGVEFGLGSEIGISTQKLHARGPMGLKALTTTKSIIVGEYEIKE
- a CDS encoding lysophospholipase L1-like esterase (product_source=COG2755; cath_funfam=3.40.50.1110; cog=COG2755; pfam=PF13472; superfamily=52266), whose amino-acid sequence is MKNILIFGDSNTYGLKADGSGRFTYDIRYPGRLQKLLGNEYFIVEEGCPGRTTIFEDPTRYHLKATDYLFPCLYSHLPLDLIVIMLGTNDCKTVFDNSSDDIKEGLRKVVTLTKEYTENKVPILIMVPPTLGDDIYLDTFDEDFADKSLVVAKELAQKYKDLANEEKTYYFDASKYVKVSPIDQEHMDEKNHEILADKLVSVIKDILK